A segment of the Zingiber officinale cultivar Zhangliang chromosome 8B, Zo_v1.1, whole genome shotgun sequence genome:
TTGGATTTGGAAAAGAAGCTGAGAACAAGAATGGAGAATAATAGTAGTTTAGAAATCAATTGTCATACCGACCCTGCTGTAAGTGATTACCTTATATATCAAAGGAGACGAAGAAATATTTCCTTTGTACCAAAGGCATCTCTTTCTTCATGCAACCTTTTTATTCCATACAGTTGTGTAATTCTGACATTTATAACTGTTGTAACTGATCACTGATGGATCCTTTCCGCATTCATAATCGACACCTCCTTTTCTATCTCTGTAATTGTCATTACAACGTCAACCCTTAATGTCTGCTCTATAATAGATGTCTGTTCTCATGCCTTTTACTTTTCCCATTGTTCCTATACTCAAAATAACATAGATACAATGTTTGGGAGCGTTACTCACTTGGGCTTGTGCACGTTACAATACTTGAGATCGTCACCTACTCAGGAATGCTATGGTACTCAGGATCATCACCCACTCTGACTCGGAAATACTACGGTGCTTGAGATTATCACACACTTGAACTTAGGAACTCGGAAGCGTTGAGCACTCATGCTTAGACACTCAAGAATATTACAATGCTCGGGATTATCATTCACTAGAACTTGGGAGCACCACCCACTTGGACTTGAGCACTCAGGAGCATCACCCACTCTGACTCGAGCATTCAGGAATAATATGGTGCTCAAGATCATCACCCACTCAGACTTAAAAACTTAGGAGTATCATCCATTCAGGCTTAATAGCACCAAGGTGCTATTAATTGCCACAATTAATAGCACCAAGGTGATTGAAAATCATGTTGACAGAATAAGTTTGGTCTACAAAGAACCCATATTGATTGAGACAAGGAGGTATTATCTGGAGCTTATGTTATAAGTCAAGAATCATGCCATGTAAGAGAGAATCAGTAAGATTATATTTAAATTCATTATttgttattttatatattttaattttagttacatttgtttagatttttttttaaaaaatatattttaaaaatgttgGAGTGGTGGTCATAATGTGAAATAGTGGTGgatagaaaatatttattttttaagaaagaATATTTTTGTTTACTTAAACAGTTTGAGTAAAAACTGGTATTATggaatagaaaaaaataataatatcaatTTATTTCaccttaaaagaaaatttatttaaatgtaaacagaaaagagaaaaaaaatttaatagcaaaggagaaaataaaaacttccaTTGCCGGGATTTGAACCCGGGTCGCCTGGGTGAAAGCCAGGTATCCTAACCGGACTAGACGACAATGGAACTGTTGTGAGGTTCCGTcacaaattttatttaaattaatttcataactgtgttgatattaattaaaatcaatgccttttcaacaaaaataatccaaaacaattATTTCTTCGAGTATCATAATGTGAGTTGTGTTATATATTTTTGAAGGGTATAAAAGGATGATTCTCAATTCTTTCATTTTTTAAAAGTATATATTTTATTCATTGGAAATTTtcgctttttttttaaaaaaaaaattggttctaaACTAGTctaattctcaaataaattccaACCTTTAAAATTATACTATGTTTATCGATTTAAGTTTGAGTTCTAAAAGTTCATATAATAATTTTACTCACAATTGTCACACAAGTCTAAACTCAcccaatttaattttatttatattaaatatttttaataaatattaattttatggtaaataaaatgattttaggATCGACTACTGTCAGGCCAATTTAGACCGGGCCGGACCCGTCAAGTCATTTTCGCCATGGGTCGGGCCGGGACCGGACCTGCCCGGCGAGCAAAGAAGCCGCCGCACGCAACGGCACCGGCAATACGCCGACCCTTTTGTTTCTTGTAGCCCAAGCAATGGGAATCCTTATAAATCCCTCTCCGTCTTCCTCACCGCTCACCTCTTCTTCCGTCTTCCTCGCCGCTCacctcctcttctcttcctccgtaATCTCAGCTCCGAAGAACGCAACTCTTTCGCCCTAAGTTCGTCTCAGGTACTTCAACCTCCCCGCCCTCGAATTTGCCGTGTCAGATGTCGTTTCCAAGGGGAAAAACGTACCTTTTAGTTTAGGGTATTAGTTGTGATCAAATGCTTACCCTGTATGTTTTTTCTTTTTTGGTGCATGAAGCAGTGAGATTGCTTGGATTTGGATAGACTGGTTGGATTCTCGGTGCTGCGATCTTAATGGTACGTAATGATTCCGATGTTCAGTTAATCTTTTTTAAATGCTTGTTGCAAGGATTCTGAATTTTGCTTAGGTTGAACAAGTTTTTTTCTTTGGTGATGAATGGTTGAGATGCTATGACAAAATACCAGTTTATTTGATGAATTTTGAGCTCTTTGTTTTGATGTCCCAATGAACGATGGTAAATGAAGAGGATAAATCATATTTTCTTTTTATGATGAATAGCTTTGATTAGTTTTTTGTCTTAACTTTGGGTGGATGAGTTACAAAGTATGGACTTCACTTCAGTATCAATGTTTCCTCTATTTCTCaaatgaaataaagaaaaaaatgataTATTGTTTATCGCTTTTAAGACATATAAAAATTTTGATTCTATTTACCCAGAAGGAAGGATAGGGGAGGACTAGTTCATGGAAATCTTCATTTATCAGCTCCAAATTTCAGTAGTAAGAAGTCTCCTCTCCTCTGATATGTTCACCTAGTTTTAGGCAGGTGAACACTGCGTCCATTGAAATAGAGATCACAATTGGTGTCATGTTGTGCTAATCAACTGATAAACAAGTTGTGCCTTTATATAAGGTGCATGAACTAAATTTTCTAAGTTAGGTTATATGATATAAAAGTAATCtatatttttaaagtaaattatttttgtaaattgGTCAATTCATATCAACCCATTTCTATGGTAGGCTGGTATCATGTCACTTTAGGATTTTGTATCTACTAATTGTGTTTCAGATTAGATTAGGTTGGTTCATGTGTAATATTGTCAACACTAAAATCGGAAAGAAAAAATTGATCATTTTGCCCCTTCTCTTCTAACACAATGAGTTCTAGTGTGGCGAGTGGGGTATTAGGCATTGGATGAGGTTGGCATCAAATGAGGTCATGGTGGGTGGCCGATGGGGAGGTGACACGATAACTTGCGAGGCAATGTGGCAAGTTAAAGTAGGAGGCAATGTGACAAGTTGTAGTAGGCTATGTGATAAGGTGCAGTGGGTGTTAGAGAAGCTGAGCATAAACTTGTGCCTTTACTCTCTCCTCTTTTCTCATCTCCTTTGTGTGGAGGTAGAGGGAGTAAGTGGGAGTGAGCAAGAGGAAGTAAGTAGGAACCATAATTTTTATTACCTCTTTCTCTCTTTCCTTTCATTAGTAAATATATCTACACTTATTATTGGAACTTTGTAGAATCCAAAAGTCTCTTTGGTCAAATGTATTTTCTCTCATTGTTTAAGCATGCACAATCTTGCATCCCTTTTCAAGTCATTCACAATAACACAACCCTGATTGCAGAAACTATCGAACTCCAAATATGCAGTTATGTTTGGGGAAAAGGAGCTTTAATATTGCCTCCACTAACTATTAGACTGTCCCTGTAAATATTTGTGGCATTCCATTTATTAAAGGAGCTTTGATATTGCCTCCAAATACTAGTGCAGTATAGCTTTTTTGCTGCATTCCATTTATTTGAATATTTGTCAACGTTTCCCTATTTTTCATTCCAACCAATTGGAAAGTTGAGGATTTTAACTTAAATAGTTGCTTTTGAGAGTGCTAATTACCATCTCCAACTTGGTCGTTCTCATGAACCAGCAGCATTATATTATGTGTATGATTGATCAATACATATCGGTGATTCTGATCCTAGTTCTCTCCTATGATGATATAAACTCTCCTATAATTGAAATTGTATTTAAAGTTTAGAAGTGAGATCTGTCATACTTATTTCATGCTTGAATACCATTCTGTAAGTTATTTTCGAGAAGTTTTAGTTGGGCCATAAGTGAACCAGCAGTTGAATATGCCCATTCAATATATATcagatcaattaaatgaacaattttgaacaacttattaaactaaataaacaagtTTAAATACATGTGTTTAGCTTGTTAATTTGTTGATGTTCATAATAAAGATTGTGAACAATGTCCACAAACAAAAGTTTGTTCATTAACAAAGTTCTTATCAAACATGCAAATagacaagcaagttctcaaaatgAATTTATCAAGCTCACTCACCAATCAAAAAagttaaaaatgtaaaaattttaaacaatcaaacaagttcaAATTGAGatcttgataatatctaaacaagccaagcttgaacaaaactcaagttcataaaaaagCAATAAAAAGAAATCGAGCTTGAATAACTATTTCAAGCACTTCATTTTAGGCTTAGCTTACCTCTATTATCTTCTCTAACAAACTAAAACAACATAAAGTGTGGCTCGTCTTGGCTCATTTATAGTCCTATCATTTATAGTCCTAAGATATAGTATTGCGGAAGATCCTAAGCATTTATAATTCCTGGTTTCTTCTTTTTGAATTCCAATTCCCATCTAATAGTCAGTATCCATGAATATGGTTCATACGCGATGATATCATGACATCTTCTAATCATTACTTCAGGCAAGTCCTTTAATTGCAAGTCTAACAGTGGCTGCTGCTGCGATGGGAGGTCGATACATGATTCAGGCATGGCAGGCGTTTAGAGCTCGCCCTATTGTTCCTCGAGTTCGCAGGTTCTATCCAGGTGGTTTCGAGCAGCAGATGACAAAGCGAGAAGCCTCGTTGATCCTTGGCGTGAGGTATGCCCAACTCTCGTTCCTTAACTCAATGTTGTCTCATTGGTTCTTTGAGCAAACTCGGACTTGGACTTGTCACAGAGAGCATTCTCCACCGGACAAGATCAAGGAGGCTCATAGGAGAGTCATGGTGGCGAACCACCCGGATAGCGGAGGAAGCCATTTCCTCGCTTCGAAGATCAACGAGGCCAAGGACATGCTAACGGGTAAATTTAGAGGTGGCTCATCTGTGTTTTGATTTCTTCAGTGAGCACGATACACATGATGAATCTGACACTCCGTAAGAGTGTTCCAGCTTCTAACAAAGGACTAACTAACTATATTCTCTATCCTGAcaactttttttcctttttcaatttcttGGAACAATTGAGATGATTCACAGAGTCCATTTtgtaagaattgggttttactcgttatgaaacaacacttgtgcaactGTTGGTGTTAATTCTCAATTTATTCTTGAGGATGGAGCATTGAAAAGGTAAATTGATAAgagatgttcattaattaaacggAGAATGATACAAAGGATAAGAACGGATTGTCCATTTATGAATGAATGATTTAGCAAATATCAAAAGCACCTCTAATTATTAGAATGaatgtttttaaaaaacaataataaaaaagtgttaactatattttttattttaaaattacttttatttcaattgaaatattattatagtaactattaaatatgatatatattatttttattaagttaaacttaaaaagGAATATTTGTTTTAATATATAATAACTAGTGCTATATATTATAATTGTTATACAAGTATGTAATaaggatattaaaaaaaaaaattaaagcacacttttgttttttttacactTATTACATAGACAAGCACTTATTACATAGACAAGTATGTCATaaggatattaaaaaaaaatattaaagcacATTTTTGGTTTTTTTACGTGCAAATTTATCTATGAATAACTATTTAATAGTAgttatgataattttttaatactaatgaTTTATTTTTTGCAATAAGTAAATATTACGGAGGATATATACATTTAAAGGAGAAAGACAATGGATTACACAGGTTATCTTCCACCTTCGAAAGATGATAGATTTGGTTGCTCTGTGAAATCAGCCTGATCCAGTGCCCTTCGCATCATGAACCGGACAAACTGGGCCTTAACCCGATTATAACGATTCACTATCAACTTGGAATTGGCAGGCAAACGATCGCACATTGAATCCACGCCACGGAAACCACTAAAATCATCCAAGCCATTGATTGTCCCTGCTTGGATCACGAGCTGCCGTCGCACAGCTCGGCAATCGAGGCGCAAAGGAGAACCAATATATTTGGTGAAGTGTAGATAGAACGATGTGGGACTAACAGAGTTCGCTTTGGGACGGTAGATGAGCTCTCGAATCCCGGCGGTGCGAGCCACCAGGTGGGTGGTGGTGCTGGCCTTGTCGGCGGCGTGGTCGATTTCCACTGCGGGAGGTAGGGGAGGGAGGCTAGGAGAAGAAGCAAGGATAAAGGTTGGCCACGGACGAAGGTTGAAGAAATCTACAAACAATCTCTCAACCAGCTTGCATTTGCAGATAAATTGAATGAGATTATTCTTAATCCTCTCCTACTTAATCCAACATTGAGAGGTATATGCGACTTCGCTGTCTTGTATTTTTGCTACTTTCCTTTGTCTCTCTGAGgtttgatttgagcgtcggatgTGTTTCGTCGGAGTTTGTCTCAATTCTCCTTCTAACTTTCTTTCATGGTGGTCTGAATATTACCCTAGTTCGAATTCGACATTCAACTTATACTTCGCTGTTGACCTACTCGACCTCTCCGTCGGCCATCAACTTATCCCCGATTCTAGCTCAACCAACTATATATACCCTTATTTCAACTGAAAATATTGTTATAGTAGATACTAATAATATTTTACTatgtattaaaataaattaatttaattaaaaatattataataatattttaaaagtatttttgctaattttttattaagtttgtaaaaaaattaatataaaaatatattatatattattgtttttaataaaatatttaaaaagaattacTTTAATATATAACTGTTATATCAGTATGTAATAAGATAAAGAtatgtttaaaataaaaaaaaatacgatgagcattaatttaatttattggagcactcttttattttttttaaaactaaaatttattgAGAAAATAAACGGTGAAAAAACTGATTTGTTTGATAGATCCAATGTACACCGACATGTTATCCTTCCAAAAACCCACAATTGAAAAATGGTTTAATCTCGCAAATAGAAAAAATAGAAGTAGTTTTAAGAGATGATTATTTCCGTAAATATGGTTTAATCTCGCAATCATACGAGTGAGAAggtgatttttttaattaaaaacccGAAAAAACGAAAGAGAACGTACATCTCGATCGCGATGGGACTCGAACCCACAATCTCCCGCTCCGGAGGCGAGCGCCTTATCCATTAGGCCACGCGATCAACTTGTTaagtgataaaattaatatttatttatttattattgttttttttgTTAAAGTCACCAAATTTGAACTTCATTTTATATTAAACGTTTATGACAAAACCCAAAGGGACAAGAAACATCATatgaatatatattttaaaaaatataattaaatagacactcc
Coding sequences within it:
- the LOC122013348 gene encoding mitochondrial import inner membrane translocase subunit TIM14-3-like produces the protein MASPLIASLTVAAAAMGGRYMIQAWQAFRARPIVPRVRRFYPGGFEQQMTKREASLILGVREHSPPDKIKEAHRRVMVANHPDSGGSHFLASKINEAKDMLTGKFRGGSSVF